DNA sequence from the Cohnella herbarum genome:
AGCCCCGTCCATTCGCTGCCCCATATGCCTTTGGCGTAATTGATGTCTTTGAATGCGATGACGATGCCGTACATGGGCAAGTAGTAAAACACGAAGACGATGATGATGGCGGGCAGGCTGAGGAGAAATAAGCTTTTGCCTCTCCAGAAGTGTTTGCCCTCGTTGCGTAGCGCCGTCCCTATTCTCACCGCGTGGTTCCCCCTTTCGGCGATAACGTCCGCCGCTCTGTTTGTGATCCGAGCATACGAAATCGGGCGGCCTTCTGAATACTGCTCATTTTCGAGGGGTCAAAAATACACTGTACGAAACGCAAATGTTCGGAAATCGGACTGCACTTTATCGAAAAAGTACCGCCGACACGGGGTCGGCGGTACTTTTTTATCCGAAAAGATGAACTATTGCTCTCTCTTCTTAGTTATATATTCTCTTGGCGTCATTCCGAAATTCGCTTTGAACAGCTTGTAGAAATAGCTTTCGTTCTCGATGCCGACCCTGCGCATAATGTCTTGGATGCTAAGCTTGGAATTTTCCATCCATTCCACCGCTTTGGCCAGGCGAACTTGATTGATGTATTCCGGAATCGACATGCCGAAATGCTCCTTGGCGATTTTGCTTAGCTTATAGGCGGACAGCCTCAGCATATCGGAAATGCCGGTCGCCGATAGTCCCGAGTCGAAGTAATTGTTGTCGATGATCTCTTTAATCGTATCCGCCGCTACCCTATTGCCTTCGATCGCACCTTCGTTTCCTTCGGGTCCGATCGCGCCGATCGCCTCCAGCAGATTTTGCTCGAACCGCTCGATCGTCTCTTCCTCGTACAGCTCCCGGTTCAGCAACCGTTTCGGAATGTTGATTGGCTCCTTGCGGGTCCGGTTCATCTCGTAGATCGCTTTCTTCAGATGATGAACGACCTGCATTCCGACGAGCATAATATCGGTGTATTCCAGCCGCCGGATTTGGCGGAACAGCTCGCGGAACTTCTCCTCCGTTTTCGCCGGATCGCCTTTCTTGAACGTTTCGATGAATCGGCTTTCCGTTTCCATTGTTTGTTCGATATCGGCATCGCCCGTCCGTTCATCGATCATCGACTGCGTCATCACCGACATCGGACCGTACACGTATCTGTATGCGCTATTCGCGAACGCATGGCTGTATGCGGCGGCGATCACCGTATATTCGGCGACGGGTTCGCTAACCGCCGCGGAGAAAGTCATTCCGTAATGGCGCTGGATATATCCTTGAGCTTCCGCAAGCAAGAGCGCCACCTGCTGCTCCGCGTCCTTGCGATCGTCCGAGTTGAGCAAGATCGTGAACGAATCGTCCTTCATATCGACGGTCTGCGCGACGAACGCCTTGGACAGCACTTCAGCCGTGACGTTCGCGATCGCGAACCGGAGCAGCTCGCGTTCGGCCAAGCTTCTGCGCATGAACAGCTTGTAATCGTCGATCCGCAGCACTCCGACGATGAACGGCTTCTTCCTCGAAAGCGTATCCCCTAGCTGCTTTAACACGTCGTCGGCTTCGGCTACGCTCATGCCGAAACTGTCGACGAGCAATTTTTTCAAGAAATACAGCTTCATGATAATCGTATTGTTGTTCTTCTCCAGATGATATTCGTACAGCTGCTCCTTGGACTGTCGGTAAACTTCCATTAAATAAGCGAATTCGTCGCGAGCGCCGGAACGAAGCGTCAAGTCTTGCGCGGAGCCGCCCATCGATGTCTGTTCCATCAATCTGCGAACCGGCGAATAGATGCCCCGGGTAACGGATAACGTCAGCAGCAGCGCTCCGATGAACACCGCGCCCGTAATGAGCAGAATCGTATCCAGCAATTGCTTCAGATTGGCGTAAGCTTCCTTGTACGGTCTCGCTTCGAGCAGCGTCCATCCCGTATTCTCCAGGTGAATGTACGAGATGATATACTTCTCGCCTTGCACCTTCTTCGTCAGAAAACCCGAAGCGGCGCCAGCCGTCGCGGATTGCCCGGCCACCGATTGCATATACGACTCGCGAATCTGGACGGCGAACGGATTTGAAGCGACCGGTCCCGGAGGTTCGGTCTCGATCAAACGCTTGCTACTGTCCAAGATATACAGGAAGCTGCTAGCCCCGGAATCGGTTCCGTTCAGCGCACGTATGTTGTTTACGAGCCAGTCCAGCTTAATATTGAGAATGACGGCGCCGTCCATTCCGTTCCGGGAGTCTACGTTCTCGTACATGATATAGCTCAAGACAGTCATATAATTCGGATCAGTTCCGTCGGACACTTTCAGCTTGCGCACGATTGCTTTTAATGTAGGAATTCTGTCATAAGAGCGTAACGCCTGATCCAATTCGGCGTCTTTATGAAACAGATCCCCGAAAGTGGAATAATAGACGTTTTTATAGTTGTTATAAATATAAATAGAATGCAGG
Encoded proteins:
- a CDS encoding helix-turn-helix domain-containing protein, with translation MRFPRLFREKKYWLRIFLWIACVILLIVCSFSALIYYSVERKVFQGEYENSQKILSQMKYNIDYLDSTIRNLTLSTYSNNEIKALMYLKEDETYDHLSTINKLNSTIIANNPFLHSIYIYNNYKNVYYSTFGDLFHKDAELDQALRSYDRIPTLKAIVRKLKVSDGTDPNYMTVLSYIMYENVDSRNGMDGAVILNIKLDWLVNNIRALNGTDSGASSFLYILDSSKRLIETEPPGPVASNPFAVQIRESYMQSVAGQSATAGAASGFLTKKVQGEKYIISYIHLENTGWTLLEARPYKEAYANLKQLLDTILLITGAVFIGALLLTLSVTRGIYSPVRRLMEQTSMGGSAQDLTLRSGARDEFAYLMEVYRQSKEQLYEYHLEKNNNTIIMKLYFLKKLLVDSFGMSVAEADDVLKQLGDTLSRKKPFIVGVLRIDDYKLFMRRSLAERELLRFAIANVTAEVLSKAFVAQTVDMKDDSFTILLNSDDRKDAEQQVALLLAEAQGYIQRHYGMTFSAAVSEPVAEYTVIAAAYSHAFANSAYRYVYGPMSVMTQSMIDERTGDADIEQTMETESRFIETFKKGDPAKTEEKFRELFRQIRRLEYTDIMLVGMQVVHHLKKAIYEMNRTRKEPINIPKRLLNRELYEEETIERFEQNLLEAIGAIGPEGNEGAIEGNRVAADTIKEIIDNNYFDSGLSATGISDMLRLSAYKLSKIAKEHFGMSIPEYINQVRLAKAVEWMENSKLSIQDIMRRVGIENESYFYKLFKANFGMTPREYITKKREQ